Genomic segment of Dromiciops gliroides isolate mDroGli1 chromosome 3, mDroGli1.pri, whole genome shotgun sequence:
agaagcagaggtgagaaggaagaccattctaggcatggaagacaATCTATGATGTTTAGAAAGTAGCAAATAGCCCAGTTTTGTGGGAACATAGACCACAGGAAGAGGAATAATGAGTAATAAGTCTAGAAAAAAAGactagagccagattgtgaagggctttaagagggagggggaggagaatttgTATTCTACCCTAATGACAGCTGAATCTTCTTAATCAGGGGACTGGCCTGGTCAAACCGAAGCTTTAAGATTATcaattaatagctagcatttatatagcactttgacaTTGGCAAAGCATTCTACAAATATTatgccattttatcctcacaatgaccgTGAGAGGtaggtgggtgctattgttatcctcattttacaaatgagaaaactgacggcaaaaagatattaaagtgacttgtccaggatcacacaactaagtaagtggtttgaggttggattggaactcgggtcctcctgactactggtcagcagttttcaacactgcaccacctaggtgcctctggGATGAATTGGAGAGTAGAGAAAATGGATGCAAAGAGACAGCCCAAGAAGATGTTAGTCTGACACATAGGTGGGAGATATAGAAAAAAGAGAAGTGGTaccttcccttaaggagctccTTTTATTCTAAAAGAGACAgtaaatacatagatacatagatacatagaagaCATACAGTGTAACTTGtggtgagaagagagaaacatTAATGTCTGGGAGAaccaagaaaggcctcatgtaaaACTTGGAACTTGAGCTGAGTGTGAAAAGAAACAagggattccaagaagcagaAGTGGAACAGACTTCGTTTCAGGCATTGGGCCAGGAAAAAGGCAGGGAAATGAACAATATCTCTCATGTGGAGAACTATAAGAAGGAAGGCCACTTTGTTTGGGCCTTAGAGTTACATGAAATggaataaggctggaaaggtcagAATTCTTCAAGTATAAGGGTGAGAATTGGGATGAAGAGGAAGACTGTGAGCCAGATTTTATTGAGAAAGACCTGAGACAGAATAAATAATAGCCACCAACATATGTATAGGGTGAGAAAAAGTTTGCAGTTtcaggtttggggtttgtttgtttttgtttttgttttggttttggttttggttttaaaaaatatattcccaGCTACAAAGAATTGTAGAAGAATTACCATGTAAATCTTTTTATCTTTCCTGCAGCTAGCACATTGTTGCTTGTTAAATTTGTTTTAGTTGACTTGAACAGTTGCCTAGGTTAAGTAGTGCTTAGAGAAATCCTGGTGGCTTAGCCTGTTTGCTTACTCATCCAtcccatctatctgtccatccatccgtccatccatccatccatccatccatccatccatcatcccatccatccatccatccatccatccatccatttgtttatttatttatttgtttgtttgcttgtttggttaTTTGGTTCAGTGagtgtgtgtttaaaaaaaatgttggggaaaGAGATATCTTAGAAACCAGTTGAAATGTAGCTTCCTAATCTAATAATTCATTAATTATTCTGTAGTTGACATTTCCATAAAGCTGAATCagatacctatttttttttcttttcttttctttttttttttttttttggtgaggcagttggggttaagtgacttgcccagggtcacacagctagcgttaagtgtctggagcgaatttgaactcaggtcctcctgactccagggtcggtgcaccacctagctgccccacctccattTATTTTTAGGTATCGGACaggttattttgttctttgtgaatACTGATCTAAGTAGTCAAAAACTCAAACCAGTAAAGGACTAGATGGTTTAAGcgattactttttttaaaaaaaagaactgaagaagATACtataatctatatttatatgtacatacaaataaacacatatatacacaaaagtaACATAATTACTTTAAACAAATAACCCTAGGAAATTTGTACAGAAAAATTTCACAGTTGAGTTTATAAACTTCAAAAAGCAGTTTGAGTAAATGGTAAGAATTATTTAATGAatttgtaaaatagttttcaaccaCTGAAGAtgtcttaataaataaatgaatctgGTAACTTTTTCTATCTAATAGTAAAGTTGCATACAATACACAATGGTAATTACtcaaaaaccacaaacaaataGATCAGTTAACGAGgctctgaaaatcaaagaagaggaagaagagtgtTCTAGGTATGTGGAGTAGTTTGCACTTTAGGAGATGGGTATATCAGATTCATTGGAGGAACGTAGTTTATGAAAGGAAATGGTATGAAACAAGGCCTGAAAGTTAAGTGAGAGCCAAGTTTGGTGGATCTTAAACGTCAGGCTgaggagggttttttgtttgttttgttttgtcttttttataaaTCATAGCAAACTATGGGGGAAaatatagtaattattattaccaTAAAATATGGTAATTATTATTACCATAAAATGCCAGAAATTTAGGGCTTCTTCTGTGAGaccagggttttctttttctttaataaatttgctatttttgcatttttaaaaaatttctaaattctctcccccctcttctgTTCTCCCTCCAGACATttaaaagcaagcaatatgaaatcagtcatacatgtgaagtcatacaaaacatattttcatattatccatgttgtaaaaaattttaaaagtaagaaaaataaagtgaaagaattATCTTCAATTTGTGCTCagaattcatcatttctcttttcagaaATGGATAGCCTTTTAATCACAAGTCTTTctgaattatattggatcattgtattgatcagagtagatgaatctttcatagttgatcatctttacagtattgttattgtgttcattgttctcttggttccactcacttcactttgcatcaattcatataagtcttccagatttttctgacaccatcctgcttgtcatttctttttttaaataataaacatttttatttaaagttttgagttccaaatgtcatctctccttccctccctcccctctcccctgcccaAGGCGTCAAGCggtcagatacaggttatacatgtgcaaccacataaacattaccatattagtcattttgtataagaaagcttggattaaaaaatgaaagaaagtgaaaaatatcatgcttcaatctgtgttcagtcaatatcagttctttctttgaagatggatcatcattagtcctttggcattgtcttggctcattgttagttaagtcattcacagttcttcatcaaacaatattgctgtaactgcacaatgttctcttcgttctgctcacttcactatacatcagttcatataagtctttgcaggcctttctgaaatcatcctgcttgtcctttcttatagcataataatattccatcatcatcatatatcacggcttgcttagccattccccaactgataaacattccattgatttcccattcttagccactacaaaaagagctgctataaatatttttgtacaaataagtctttttctcttttggggaatgtctttaaacttagcagtggtattgctgaatcaaaggatatgcatagttctatagtcctttgggcataattccaagttgctctccagaatggttggatcttctgcttatcttttcttaaagtacaataatattccatcacaatcataaaatacatcttgttcagctattccccaattgatgaacatcttctcaatttctaccaccatgaaaagagctgatataaatatttttgttaatatagttcctttccttttttttttttttttttttttttttagtctctttGGGAAACGGACCTAgtggtgatattgctgggtcaaagggcatgcatagttctatagccctatgagcatagttccaaattgttctctagaatggttgcaCCTATTCACAACTCTTCCAATGGtgaattagtgttctaatttttcccatatcctctccagcatttgccGTTTCCCTTTTCTGTTAGCCGATATAACAGTTGTGAGATAATACCCttactattattttaatttgcatttctctagtcaatggtgatttagaacattttttcagatgtttatagatagctttgatttcttctaaaaactgcctgtttatagcctttgaccattgGAGAATgaccccttattttttttataaatttgactcagttccctatgtatttgagaaattaggtttTTATCAGGGAAACTTGCAGTAAAATTTCCCTCCTAGTTTACTGCTTTcttaactgcattgattttgtttgtgtaaaaaacAATCAGAATTGCCCATGGTACTTCCCATGGTCCTCTTTATCTTATTTTGTCATAAAGTCTTCCCTTAGTCATAGATGTGACAAGTAAAGCTTTCCATACTCCTAATTTGCTTGTGATGACACTTATTATGTTGATCATGTTCATGTTTTAACCATATCTTAGTAAGCAGTATGAGATGCTAAAAACCAGGCTTTTCTTATGAGAATATCTGTTCTGAACCCCTAGAGTTACAAACATACTTGTTTTTATGAATCTTTGTGTTGGCAATCATAGGATTGGGTTCTAGTTATTTAAACACTTTCTATGCAGGATTAATAAAGTTACCTTCGTTTCATTTTTGTGTGGAAACTCTAAGCCTCTGGAAAATAACCACAGGCCCAACTCTTCATAGCCACAACTACAAATTAAATTTTGCAATATATTTTAAGATGCCAAATGTCTTTTTGCACTTTATTACATTAGCAGAGCTAGAAGTTATTAATAATCCAGTTTGTCATTGAGGTTCGCTATTTCCATGGTGGATTTGATGCAAAGATCTAGTTTCATGTTGTGAATTGTCCTTTCTAAAGAGATTACATAGTGtccttttaaatgttttatctagTAAAAGGAATATAATGGGATCTGTGCTACTTCTGGCAGCAGCAAGACACAAGAGGAAATTTTTTATTTCCACTAAATAATTCAGTTGCTGGCTGTCATTTGTTTTACTTAGGGCATAAAAAATGGGTATAAAAATACTATATGGAAGAAAGCAAACTATCAGTAGAAATTGAATGACTAAAAGGTGTCTTTTCACGGAACAGTAAATGGAATATTTCTTTGTAATGGATGtgcctttccttatttttctcagATAGCTGGCAAAAGAATAATATGACAGCAGTACCACTAGGAAACAAAAACCAATATATGCAGTTCCAACAAATCTTGCAATCCGAGAAATGACACCACCACATTCTGTCTTTTGACTGTAGcaccttttgtcatcttttgGATAGAGCTCTGCAGCAGAGTAGTAAACAGTAACTGGAATTATTATGGCCAGTACAGCCCCCCATATAAAGAAACATAGCTTTTTTGCAAAGTTGGGCTGGCAGAACTTTTTTAGTATGtgtccataaaatattttttcatagaaTGAAGCATTTTCTTCCTGGGTGAGGTCATTTTTCATGAGAGTAGCATAACGGCTTATGGCAATCCAACTTAAAATCGTGAGACTGACAAACATGCTGACATGCAAGAAGAGAGTACCCAAGAAATTGACTACCTGGCATTTTACTGACCAGTATTCCCAATCATATCCTGCACTGAAATAGGCACTCATAAAAGGCATAGCACAGCATACAAGCAAATTTGCAGTCACAAGATTTATTAAGTAGATGTGTGTTGATGATTTCCTagcaatttttcttaaaaatatccCTTGCGAGAGTATGTTTCCTAAAAGTCCTAGAATGCATAGTAAGTTATAAATGATAGGTAAAACAAGTGAAGAGGCCTCTGATGGTTCAATACATGTTGAATTGTAACACATTTCTACCAAATTTTCTTGAACGTGATGCAGGATCTGGAATAGAATTATACACAAGAGTTGACTTCACAATATAGTTTTGAATAATAAGTTTTTGgagaaaataacaatataattatATAGGATATGTTGCTGCTAAAATAGATGAAAAACATCAGTGTCTTCTCTATTCCAAGTTGTTGATTAACAACTAACAAGATGTTTAGTGTAATCAAAAATCCCtctatctaaaaaataaaattttaaacataatttaaaaCACAGTATTTGTTACTTTATATCAAGTGAATTTTAGATTCTTCCTTGTCTTCATTTATAATAGTTAATGGTAGTAGTAATTTACTTTTCTTGAACAATAGTAATTGTTTAAAAGTACATTATTATGCTAAACTCTTCACTAATCAGAGGGAGGCCACATTTATTTcagtttaaaaagtatttataataattataaactttataaataaataaaattcaaatcaacaaacatttgttggaTAAATATAATGCAATTCTATTACTTTCAAGTAAATATTGATGCTAACTGAAAGTTTACAGAAAGTGTTACCAAGTGAAGGTCCTTCAGGCTGACTGACATTAGGTGAAGCCTTTCACCACACCCTCCAGAACAGTGGATTTCATCATGCTATGTGTCTGTGGCACATATAACCTAACACACCTGTTCTCTGCCCCATTGCAGTTGTAAAACTCTTAGTTAAATCAATGCAATAATTGCTACTAGAAAAGGCTTTTTTATCAACTCCCTTgtgattccactcaccatccctgtgactttccaaaccaaaatactcCTCCTCTGCTATCATTCCCTTATATATTCTGTCTCcattattagactgtaagctccagaAAGGCAGGGCTGGTTcgctttttgtatttgtattctttttttttttttttttacatataaggtattttattttttccattacatgtaaagatagttctcaacttttgtttatacaagctttacaatttcagatttttctccctccctcccctcccttccccctcccctagacagcaggtaatctgatataggttatatctatatatccatatacatatatatatatatacacacacacacatatatatacacataataacagtaatcctatttctgcattaattctgttgcaagagaaaaaatcagtgtatttgtattcttagtaCTTATTACAATGTTCTGTGGCACAAAATAAGCAAggatttatattattttcattatttaatgaagaaaaatattaagcttttttttttctgagaaaaccCCCTCTTTATAGTTCAAGAGTATACTTCAgtgttaacctgggcaagtcacttaaccctcattgccctgcccccccccccccaaaagagtataCTTCAgtcctgtggtaaaaaaatatgaaagttttttaacagtcggttaggataactgaaatacgccagtttttgaaggaccacccttttggggaggagaccaacagtccgcctgctgcgcacgtcagactgcctgctatgcactcaacttccggggtgcgagcttaaaagacaaggagagaacggaagtgggacttttgcctgctctgctggtctcctgactgggctgcacagacggtctctttctctccaaaggtggccttcggttttggtgagttttttataaggaatatagactaagcttagacttaagacgatttgtattgtgtttctactttcctatccttctaatcaacatcaccttgtgactaccataacaataaaaggtctatctaaaaaaccaaaagcttcttccatttactaatctgggagataaattaagggaaaggttaagtaggggagatttatgatctaataaccaattttaaatctcacagtccAGAAGAGCAAAAAATAGTACAGATCCTAAATTGAGTTCTTCTCTGAAAGAGGGACACAATATAAATCACAATGATGAAAAAGAGGCCTAATCAGTGTACTTATCACCCACAAATACTCTTAATACTTTTCCCCAATATCCACTTTTAATATCTAAACTACtactatgaaattatttttttctactaatGGTTGGAGGCTGCCTGCTTCTGTTGAAATATTTGaggtttttcaaagaaaaaaatattttaattgcaGCAACAGTgcatgtatacttttttttcttctcacttgCTTCAAAGACCACAGAGAAATTCCTGAAGAGTTGAACTGTAAGTCTTAGATCATGGCTTGTTTACTCTTGTTATAGAAGGCTAGAGAAGGGTTGATTTaaaaagacagaggaaaggaTCAGTGGGAACAGAGAAGATTTTGAACTGAGGTCTATCAtcaggagaaaa
This window contains:
- the GPR82 gene encoding probable G-protein coupled receptor 82, yielding MCYNSTCIEPSEASSLVLPIIYNLLCILGLLGNILSQGIFLRKIARKSSTHIYLINLVTANLLVCCAMPFMSAYFSAGYDWEYWSVKCQVVNFLGTLFLHVSMFVSLTILSWIAISRYATLMKNDLTQEENASFYEKIFYGHILKKFCQPNFAKKLCFFIWGAVLAIIIPVTVYYSAAELYPKDDKRCYSQKTECGGVISRIARFVGTAYIGFCFLVVLLSYYSFASYLRKIRKGTSITKKYSIYCSVKRHLLVIQFLLIVCFLPYSIFIPIFYALSKTNDSQQLNYLVEIKNFLLCLAAARSSTDPIIFLLLDKTFKRTLCNLFRKDNSQHETRSLHQIHHGNSEPQ